Proteins encoded together in one Lepus europaeus isolate LE1 chromosome 13, mLepTim1.pri, whole genome shotgun sequence window:
- the IL36G gene encoding interleukin-36 gamma, with amino-acid sequence MSKPHIGELSDLDQQVWILQGQTLVTVPRSSNAAAVTITVMPCKYPEALEQGKGVPIYLGIQNPKMCLFCGDTGGQPTLQLKEQEILDLYNHTEPVKPFLFYHTQTGRTSTFESVAFPGWFIASFKKGQPIFLTSDQGKLYNTAFNLDLKA; translated from the exons ATGAGTAAGCCTCACATTGGGGAGCTCTCCGATTTGGATCAGCAAGTGTGGAtcctccagggccagaccctgGTGACAGTTCCACGGAGTAGCAACGCGGCAGCAG TTACCATCACTGTTATGCCGTGCAAGTATCCAGAGGCTCTTGAGCAAGGCAAAGGGGTTCCCATTTATTTGGGAATCCAGAATCCAAAAATGTGTCTGTTCTGTGGGGACACTGGAGGACAACCCACATTGCAGCTGAAA GAGCAGGAGATCCTGGACCTGTACAACCACACTGAGCCCGTGAAGCCCTTCCTGTTCTATCACACCCAGACGGGCAGGACCTCCACCTTTGAGTCCGTGGCCTTCCCCGGCTGGTTCATCGCCTCCTTCAAGAAGGGCCAGCCTATcttcctgacttcagaccaggGGAAATTGTACAACACTGCCTTCAATTTAGATCTAAAGGCTTGA
- the LOC133772842 gene encoding histone acetyltransferase KAT2B-like, with amino-acid sequence MSEAGGAGPGAGPGALPPQPPQPPAPPRPPPPAPPQGSSCGPATAVAAAGTAEGPGGGGSARIAVKKAQLRSAPRAKKLEKLGVYSYCKAEESCKCNGWKNPNPSPTPPRADLQQIIVSLTESCRSCSHALAAHVSHLENVSEEEMNRLLGIVLDVEYLFTCVHKEEDADTKQVYFYLFKLLRKSILQRGKPVVEGSLEKKPPFEKPSIEQGVNNFVQYKFSHLPSKERQTIVELAKMFLNRINYWHLEAPSQRRLRSPNDDISGYKENYTRWLCYCNVPQFCDSLPRYETTQVFGRTLLRSVFTVMRRQLLEQARQEKDKLPLEKRTLILTHFPKFLSMLEEEVYSQNSPIWDQDFLSASSRISQLGIQTVINPPPVARTVSYNSNSSSLEQPNGGSSSPACKASSGLEANPGEKRKMNDSHVLEEAKKPRVMGDIPMELIHEVMSTITDPSAMLGPETNFLSAHSARDEAARLEERRGVIEFHVVGNSLNQKPNKRILMWLVGLQNVFSHQLPRMPKEYITRLVFDPKHKTLALIKDGRVIGGICFRMFPSQGFTEIVFCAVTSNEQVKGYGTHLMNHLKEYHIKHDILNFLTYADEYAIGYFKKQGFSKEIKIPKAKYVGYIKDYEGATLMGCELNPRIPYTEFSVIIKKQKEIIKKLIERKQAQIRKVYPGLSCFKDGVRQIPIESIPGIRETGWKPSGKEKSKEPKDPDQLYSTLKSILQQVKSHQSAWPFMEPVKRTEAPGYYEVIRFPMDLKTMSERLKNRYYVSKKLFMADLQRVFTNCKEYNPPESEYYKCANILEKFFFSKIKEAGLIDK; translated from the coding sequence ATGTCCGAGgctggcggggccgggccgggggccgggcccggggcgctgcccccgcagcccccgcagccccccgcgccgccgcggccgccgccgcccgcgcccccgcAGGGCTCCTCCTGCGGTCCGGCGACGGCTGTGGCTGCGGCGGGCACGGCCGAAGGACCGGGAGGCGGTGGCTCGGCCCGGATCGCCGTGAAGAAGGCGCAGCTGCGCTCGGCTCCGCGGGCCAAGAAACTGGAGAAACTCGGAGTGTACTCCTACTGCAAGGCTGAGGAGTCCTGTAAATGTAATGGCTGGAAAAACCCCAACCCCTCTCCTACTCCCCCCAGAGCCGATCTGCAGCAAATAATCGTCAGTCTAACGGAGTCCTGTCGGAGCTGTAGCCATGCCCTAGCTGCTCATGTTTCCCACCTGGAGAATGTGTCAGAGGAAGAAATGAACAGACTCCTGGGAATAGTGTTGGATGTGGAGTATCTCTTCACTTGTGTCCACAAGGAAGAAGATGCAGATACCAAGCAAGTGTACTTCTACCTATTTAAGCTCCTGAGAAAGTCTATTTTACAAAGAGGAAAGCCTGTGGTTGAAGGCTCCTTGGAGAAGAAACCCCCATTTGAAAAGCCTAGTATTGAGCAGGGCGTGAATAACTTTGTACAGTACAAATTTAGTCACCTGCCATCCAAAGAAAGGCAAACAATAGTCGAGTTGGCCAAAATGTTCCTAAACCGCATCAACTATTGGCATCTGGAGGCACCATCTCAACGAAGACTGCGCTCTCCCAATGACGATATTTCTGGATACAAAGAGAACTACACAAGGTGGCTGTGTTACTGCAATGTGCCACAGTTCTGTGACAGTCTACCTCGGTATGAAACCACCCAGGTGTTCGGGAGAACATTGCTTCGCTCAGTCTTCACCGTTATGAGGAGACAACTCCTGGAACAAGCAAGACAGGAAAAAGACAAACTGCCTCTTGAGAAACGAACTCTGATCCTCACTCATTTCCCAAAATTTCTATCCATGTTAGAAGAAGAAGTTTATAGTCAAAACTCTCCCATCTGGGATCAGGATTTTCTCTCAGCCTCTTCCAGAATCAGCCAACTAGGAATCCAAACAGTTATCAATCCGCCTCCTGTGGCCAGGACAGTTTCCTACAATTCAAACTCATCTTCCCTTGAGCAGCCGAATGGAGGGAGTAGCAGTCCTGCCTgcaaagcttcttctgggctagAGGCAAACCCAGGCgaaaagaggaaaatgaatgaCTCTCATGTTCTGGAGGAGGCCAAGAAACCCCGAGTCATGGGGGATATTCCAATGGAATTAATCCATGAGGTGATGTCCACCATCACGGACCCCTCAGCAATGCTTGGACCAGAGACCAATTTTCTGTCAGCCCATTCAGCAAGGGATGAGGCAGCAAGGCTGGAAGAGCGCAGGGGTGTGATTGAATTTCACGTGGTTGGAAATTCCCTGAACCAAAAACCGAACAAGAGGATCCTGATGTGGCTGGTCGGCCTGCAGAATGTGTTCTCCCATCAGCTGCCCCGAATGCCAAAAGAGTATATCACACGGCTCGTCTTTGACCCGAAACACAAAACCCTCGCTTTAATTAAAGATGGCCGTGTTATTGGTGGTATATGTTTCCGTATGTTCCCATCCCAAGGATTCACAGAGATTGTTTTCTGTGCTGTAACTTCAAATGAACAAGTCAAGGGCTATGGAACACATCTGATGAATCATTTGAAAGAATATCATATAAAACATGACATCCTGAACTTTCTCACATATGCAGATGAATATGCAATTGGGTACTTTAAGAAACAGGGTTtctccaaagaaattaaaatacctAAAGCCAAATATGTTGGCTACATTAAGGATTATGAAGGAGCCACTTTAATGGGATGTGAGCTAAATCCTCGGATCCCATATACAGAATTTTCTGTGAtcattaaaaagcagaaagagataattaaaaagCTGATAGAAAGAAAACAGGCCCAGATTCGGAAAGTTTACCCTGGACTTTCATGTTTTAAAGATGGAGTTCGACAAATTCCTATAGAAAGCATTCCTGGAATTAGAGAGACAGGCTGGAAACCAAGTGGAAAGGAGAAAAGTAAGGAGCCCAAAGACCCTGACCAGCTTTACAGCACGCTGAAGAGCATCCTTCAGCAGGTGAAGAGCCATCAAAGCGCTTGGCCCTTCATGGAACCAGTGAAGAGAACGGAAGCTCCGGGATATTATGAAGTTATAAGGTTTCCCATGGATCTGAAAACCATGAGTGAACGCCTCAAGAATAGGTACTACGTATCTAAGAAATTATTCATGGCAGACTTACAACGAGTCTTTACCAATTGCAAAGAGTACAACCCCCCTGAGAGTGAATACTACAAATGTGCCAATATCCTGGAGAAATTCTTCTTCAGTAAAATTAAGGAGGCTGGATTAATTGACAAGTGA